A genomic segment from Microcella flavibacter encodes:
- a CDS encoding ABC transporter ATP-binding protein, with translation MKLELRGITKRFGALVANDHIDLIVQPGEIHALLGENGAGKSTLMNTLYGLYQADEGEILLDDQVQAFAGPGDAMNAGIGMVHQHFMLIPVFTVAENVMLGNEKTRAAGLLDLDAARAKVREISARFGFEIDPDAKIEDLPVGVQQRVEIIKALSRNANVLVFDEPTAVLTPQETDELMGIMRQLKDEGTSIVFITHKLREVREVADRITVIRLGTVVGEASPTASNAELASLMVGRAVDLTVDKDTATPGDDALVVRDLTVTDPLGQVLVDGISFSIRRGEILAIAGVQGNGQTELTEAIMGLQRHTAGSISLDGAELIGRSTRQVLDAGVGFVPEDRSEDGIVKEFTIAENLMLDRSTGEPFVKRGTLQLADLDRFAEEKVREFDVRAQGITSKVGRLSGGNQQKVVLARELSRELRLFIAAQPTRGLDVGSIEFVHKRIVATRDAGVPVIVVSTELDEVVALADRIAVMYRGRIVGIVPGDTPRDVLGLMMAGETPAEVAA, from the coding sequence ATGAAACTCGAGCTTCGTGGCATCACCAAGCGCTTCGGCGCCCTGGTCGCCAACGACCACATCGACCTCATCGTGCAGCCCGGCGAGATCCACGCCCTGCTCGGCGAGAACGGTGCGGGCAAGTCCACGTTGATGAACACCCTCTACGGCCTGTACCAGGCCGACGAGGGCGAGATCCTGCTCGACGACCAGGTGCAGGCCTTCGCCGGCCCCGGCGACGCGATGAACGCGGGCATCGGCATGGTGCACCAGCACTTCATGCTCATCCCCGTCTTCACGGTGGCCGAGAACGTCATGCTCGGCAACGAGAAGACGCGCGCGGCCGGTCTGCTCGACCTCGACGCCGCCCGGGCGAAGGTGCGCGAGATCTCAGCCCGCTTCGGCTTCGAGATCGACCCCGACGCCAAGATCGAGGATCTGCCCGTGGGCGTGCAGCAGCGCGTCGAGATCATCAAGGCCCTGTCGCGCAACGCGAACGTGCTCGTCTTCGACGAGCCGACCGCCGTGCTCACCCCGCAGGAGACCGACGAGCTCATGGGCATCATGCGCCAGCTCAAGGACGAGGGCACGTCGATCGTCTTCATCACGCACAAGCTGCGCGAGGTGCGCGAGGTCGCCGACCGCATCACGGTCATCCGCCTCGGCACGGTCGTCGGCGAGGCCTCGCCGACGGCGAGCAACGCCGAGCTGGCCTCCCTCATGGTCGGCCGCGCGGTCGACCTCACGGTCGATAAGGACACCGCGACGCCGGGCGACGACGCCCTCGTGGTGCGCGACCTCACCGTCACCGACCCGCTCGGCCAGGTGCTCGTCGACGGCATCTCGTTCAGCATCCGCCGCGGTGAGATCCTCGCGATCGCCGGCGTGCAGGGCAACGGGCAGACCGAGCTGACCGAGGCCATCATGGGCCTGCAGCGCCACACGGCCGGGTCGATCTCGCTCGACGGCGCCGAGCTCATCGGCCGCTCCACGCGCCAGGTGCTCGACGCCGGCGTCGGCTTCGTGCCCGAGGACCGCAGCGAGGACGGCATCGTGAAGGAGTTCACGATCGCCGAGAACCTCATGCTCGACCGCTCGACGGGCGAGCCCTTCGTCAAGCGCGGCACCCTGCAGCTCGCCGACCTCGACCGCTTCGCGGAGGAGAAGGTGCGCGAGTTCGATGTGCGCGCGCAGGGCATCACGTCCAAGGTGGGCCGCCTGTCGGGCGGCAACCAGCAGAAGGTCGTGCTCGCCCGCGAGCTGAGCCGCGAGCTGCGTCTCTTCATCGCCGCCCAGCCCACGCGCGGCCTCGACGTCGGATCGATCGAATTCGTGCACAAGCGCATCGTCGCCACGCGCGACGCCGGCGTGCCGGTGATCGTGGTCTCGACCGAGCTCGACGAGGTCGTCGCGCTCGCCGACCGCATCGCGGTCATGTACCGCGGGCGGATCGTCGGCATCGTGCCCGGCGACACCCCCCGCGACGTTCTCGGATTGATGATGGCCGGCGAGACGCCGGCGGAGGTGGCCGCATGA
- the sdhD gene encoding succinate dehydrogenase, hydrophobic membrane anchor protein translates to MTTIDAPRTPYATTRKGVNWEKWGWIYMRASGVVLVVLIFGHLFVNLFLGEGVKQIDFAFVAGKLADPFWMVWDTALLWLAMIHGANGMRTIVNDYVDKPQVRRILLGAIAVSTAALVILGTLVIYTFDPCPAGADPSLVASFCEDL, encoded by the coding sequence ATGACGACCATCGACGCACCCCGCACCCCGTACGCGACGACCCGCAAGGGCGTCAATTGGGAGAAGTGGGGCTGGATCTACATGCGCGCATCGGGCGTCGTGCTCGTCGTGCTGATCTTCGGCCACCTCTTCGTCAACCTCTTCCTCGGCGAGGGCGTGAAGCAGATCGACTTCGCCTTCGTCGCCGGCAAGCTCGCCGATCCGTTCTGGATGGTCTGGGACACCGCGCTGCTCTGGCTCGCGATGATCCACGGCGCGAACGGCATGCGCACGATCGTCAACGACTACGTCGACAAGCCCCAGGTGCGCCGCATCCTGCTCGGCGCGATCGCCGTCTCGACCGCGGCCCTGGTGATCCTCGGCACGCTCGTTATCTACACCTTCGACCCGTGCCCCGCCGGCGCGGACCCTTCGCTCGTCGCATCGTTCTGTGAGGACCTCTGA
- the sdhA gene encoding succinate dehydrogenase flavoprotein subunit, which produces MTDTLTSPATPAVHHHEFDVVIVGAGGAGMRAAIEAGPNAKTAVISKLYPTRSHTGAAQGGMAAALANVEEDSWEWHTFDTVKGGDYLVDQDAAEILAKEAIDAIIDLENMGLPFNRTPDGKIDQRRFGGHTRDHGKAPVRRACYAADRTGHMILQTLFQNCVKLGIEFYNEYYVLDLVMNEGKAAGVVAYELATGELHVFRAKSIVFATGGFGKIYKTTSNAHTLTGDGVGIIWRKGIPLEDMEFFQFHPTGLAGLGILLTEGARGEGAILRNASGERFMERYAPTIKDLAPRDIISRCMVQEVAEGRGAGPNKDYVLLDCTHLGAEVLETKLPDITEFARTYLGVDPVHEPVPVMPTAHYAMGGIPTNIKAEVLSDNDTVIPGLYAAGECACVSVHGSNRLGTNSLLDINVFGKRAGRYSVEYASTAELVPMPEDPAKEVRELVERLRTSTGTERVSVLRKELQEEMDKNAQVFRTEESLESVTKTIERLRDRYQNIGIQDRGKRFNTDLLEAIELGFLLDIAEVVVYSARNRKESRGGHMRDDFPDRNDADYMQHTMAYLTGDAHSADASDHIRMDWKPVVITHYQPMERKY; this is translated from the coding sequence ATGACTGACACCCTGACGTCGCCGGCCACGCCGGCGGTGCACCACCACGAGTTCGACGTCGTCATCGTCGGCGCCGGCGGCGCCGGCATGCGCGCCGCCATCGAGGCCGGCCCGAACGCGAAGACCGCCGTGATCTCCAAGCTCTACCCGACGCGCTCCCACACGGGTGCGGCGCAGGGCGGCATGGCCGCCGCCCTCGCCAACGTCGAGGAGGACAGCTGGGAGTGGCACACCTTCGACACCGTCAAGGGCGGCGACTACCTCGTCGACCAGGACGCGGCCGAGATCCTCGCGAAGGAGGCCATCGACGCGATCATCGACCTCGAGAACATGGGACTGCCCTTCAACCGCACGCCCGACGGCAAGATCGATCAGCGGCGCTTCGGCGGGCACACCCGCGACCACGGCAAGGCGCCCGTGCGCCGCGCCTGCTACGCGGCCGACCGCACCGGCCACATGATCCTGCAGACGCTCTTCCAGAACTGCGTCAAGCTCGGCATCGAGTTCTACAACGAGTACTACGTGCTCGACCTCGTCATGAACGAGGGGAAGGCCGCGGGCGTCGTCGCCTACGAGCTCGCCACCGGCGAGCTGCACGTGTTCCGCGCGAAGAGCATCGTCTTCGCCACCGGCGGCTTCGGCAAGATCTACAAGACCACCTCGAACGCCCACACCCTCACGGGCGACGGCGTCGGCATCATCTGGCGCAAGGGCATCCCCCTCGAGGACATGGAGTTCTTCCAGTTCCACCCGACCGGTCTCGCCGGTCTCGGCATCCTCCTCACCGAGGGCGCGCGCGGCGAGGGCGCCATCCTCCGCAACGCCAGCGGCGAGCGGTTCATGGAGCGCTACGCCCCGACCATCAAGGACCTCGCCCCGCGCGACATCATCTCGCGCTGCATGGTGCAGGAGGTCGCGGAGGGTCGCGGCGCCGGCCCCAACAAGGACTACGTGCTGCTCGACTGCACGCACCTGGGCGCCGAGGTGCTCGAGACCAAGCTGCCCGACATCACCGAGTTCGCCCGCACCTACCTCGGCGTCGACCCCGTGCACGAGCCCGTGCCGGTCATGCCGACCGCGCACTACGCGATGGGCGGCATCCCGACCAACATCAAGGCCGAGGTGCTGAGCGACAACGACACCGTCATCCCCGGCCTCTACGCCGCCGGCGAGTGCGCGTGCGTCTCGGTGCACGGCTCCAACCGCCTCGGCACCAACTCGCTGCTCGACATCAACGTCTTCGGCAAGCGCGCCGGCCGCTACTCGGTCGAGTACGCCAGCACCGCCGAGCTCGTGCCGATGCCCGAGGACCCGGCCAAGGAGGTGCGGGAGCTCGTCGAGCGCCTGCGCACCTCGACGGGCACCGAGCGCGTGTCGGTGCTGCGCAAGGAGCTGCAGGAGGAGATGGACAAGAACGCCCAGGTCTTCCGCACCGAGGAGAGCCTCGAGAGCGTCACGAAGACCATCGAGCGCCTGCGCGACCGGTACCAGAACATCGGCATCCAGGACCGCGGCAAGCGCTTCAACACCGACCTCCTCGAGGCCATCGAGCTGGGCTTCCTGCTCGACATCGCCGAGGTCGTCGTCTACTCGGCGCGCAACCGCAAGGAGAGCCGCGGCGGCCACATGCGCGACGACTTCCCCGACCGCAACGACGCCGACTACATGCAGCACACGATGGCGTACCTCACGGGCGACGCGCACAGCGCCGACGCGAGCGACCACATCCGCATGGACTGGAAGCCCGTCGTGATCACCCACTACCAGCCCATGGAGAGGAAGTACTGA
- a CDS encoding thymidine phosphorylase, with product MAVEPYDVVDLIRTKRDRGALDPEQIAWMVDAYTRGYIGDEQMAAMAMAIFLNGMEREEVRDLTLAMVASGTRLDFSGLSKKTTDKHSTGGVGDKITLPLAPLVAAFGVAVPQLSGRGLGHTGGTLDKLESIPGWRANVSVDEMMAQLESAGAVVCAAGSGLAPADGKLYALRDITGTVECIPLIASSIMSKKIAEGTAALVLDVKFGSGAFLKDIEQSRELAKVMVRLGEDAGVATRAVLTNMNVPLGLAIGNANEVRESVEVLAGGGPADVVELTVELARHMLDLAGVTDVDVAAALHDGRAMDAWNAMIRAQGGDPDAPLPVASETHVVTADRDGVLVAQQALPFGIAAWRLGAGRARKQDPVDHAAGIDLHAKPGDTVTKGQPLFTMSTNDAARFDRALEALEGGYRIGDAGDEIETGGPLIAGVVEA from the coding sequence ATGGCCGTTGAGCCCTACGACGTCGTCGACCTCATCCGCACCAAGCGCGACCGCGGCGCCCTCGACCCCGAGCAGATCGCCTGGATGGTCGACGCGTACACCCGCGGCTACATCGGCGACGAGCAGATGGCCGCGATGGCGATGGCGATCTTCCTCAACGGCATGGAGCGCGAGGAGGTGCGCGACCTGACGCTCGCCATGGTGGCGAGCGGCACCCGCCTCGACTTCTCCGGGCTCTCCAAGAAGACCACGGACAAGCACTCGACGGGCGGCGTGGGCGACAAGATCACCCTGCCGCTGGCGCCGCTGGTCGCCGCCTTCGGGGTGGCCGTGCCGCAGCTCTCCGGGCGCGGGCTGGGTCACACCGGGGGCACGCTCGACAAGCTCGAGAGCATCCCGGGGTGGCGGGCGAACGTCAGCGTCGACGAGATGATGGCGCAGCTCGAGAGCGCCGGCGCGGTCGTCTGCGCCGCGGGCTCGGGGCTCGCCCCCGCCGACGGCAAGCTCTACGCCCTGCGCGACATCACCGGCACGGTCGAGTGCATCCCGCTCATCGCCTCGTCGATCATGTCGAAGAAGATCGCCGAGGGCACCGCCGCCCTCGTGCTCGACGTGAAGTTCGGCTCGGGCGCGTTCCTCAAGGACATCGAGCAGTCGCGCGAGCTGGCGAAGGTCATGGTGCGCCTCGGCGAGGACGCCGGCGTCGCCACGCGCGCCGTGCTCACCAACATGAACGTGCCGCTCGGCCTCGCCATCGGCAACGCCAACGAGGTGCGCGAATCGGTCGAGGTGCTCGCCGGCGGCGGCCCCGCCGACGTGGTCGAGCTCACCGTCGAGCTCGCCCGCCACATGCTCGACCTCGCCGGCGTCACCGACGTCGACGTCGCTGCGGCCCTCCACGACGGCCGCGCGATGGACGCGTGGAACGCCATGATCCGCGCCCAGGGCGGCGATCCGGATGCTCCGCTCCCGGTCGCGTCCGAGACCCACGTCGTCACGGCCGACCGCGACGGCGTGCTCGTCGCGCAGCAGGCCCTGCCCTTCGGCATCGCCGCCTGGCGCCTCGGAGCGGGCCGCGCCCGCAAGCAGGACCCGGTCGACCACGCCGCCGGCATCGACCTGCACGCCAAGCCGGGCGACACGGTCACCAAGGGCCAGCCGCTGTTCACCATGAGCACCAACGACGCGGCGCGGTTCGACCGCGCGCTCGAGGCGCTCGAGGGCGGCTACCGCATCGGCGACGCCGGCGATGAGATCGAGACCGGCGGGCCGCTCATCGCGGGGGTCGTCGAGGCGTAG
- a CDS encoding ABC transporter permease, producing MTAAPATAAPVTTPAGASSPIVVRSWKAPIGFAVFTALAVVLFFALGRGDQTTSFRLSEARDAIQLPALDLPLIATSVVVTVSMLVITGVAFALVRAAKKVPLWVVTLFAVLFLVGFLTWAAAGATVPLVGLLAGALTVSTPLIFGSLGGVISERVGVVNIAIEGQLLAGAFMAALIATVTGSPWVGLLGAMIAGALVSFVLAAFAIKYFVDQVIVGVVLNVLVLGLTSFLYSTVMVPNPELFNSPARFERIALPLLSDIPVLGGILFRQTVIVYLMYIAIAVVWFGLFKTRWGLRLRAVGEHPTAADTVGINVRGTRFWNVLLAGAIVGGGGAFFTLAAIGSFGKDMTNGAGFIALAAVIFGRWDPIRATLAALLFGFATNLQSTLSIVGSPVPSEFMLMLPYVVTIVAVAGFVGLSRAPAASGKPYIKA from the coding sequence GTGACCGCTGCACCCGCAACCGCCGCGCCGGTGACGACCCCGGCGGGAGCATCCAGCCCCATCGTGGTGCGCAGCTGGAAGGCGCCCATCGGCTTCGCGGTCTTCACCGCGCTCGCCGTCGTGCTGTTCTTCGCCCTCGGGCGCGGCGACCAGACGACCTCGTTCCGGCTCTCGGAGGCGCGCGACGCCATCCAGCTGCCGGCGCTCGACCTGCCGCTCATCGCCACGAGCGTCGTCGTCACCGTCTCGATGCTCGTCATCACCGGCGTCGCCTTCGCGCTCGTGCGCGCGGCGAAGAAGGTGCCGCTGTGGGTCGTGACGCTCTTCGCGGTGCTGTTCCTCGTCGGCTTCCTCACGTGGGCCGCCGCGGGCGCCACCGTGCCGCTCGTCGGCCTCCTCGCCGGAGCCCTCACCGTCTCGACGCCGCTCATCTTCGGCTCGCTCGGCGGCGTGATCTCCGAGCGCGTCGGCGTCGTCAACATCGCCATCGAGGGCCAGCTGCTCGCCGGCGCGTTCATGGCCGCCCTCATCGCGACCGTGACGGGCAGCCCGTGGGTGGGCCTGCTCGGCGCCATGATCGCCGGCGCCCTCGTCTCGTTCGTGCTCGCCGCCTTCGCGATCAAGTACTTCGTCGACCAGGTCATCGTCGGCGTCGTGCTCAACGTGCTCGTGCTGGGCCTCACGAGCTTCCTGTACTCGACCGTCATGGTGCCGAACCCCGAGCTGTTCAACTCGCCGGCCCGCTTCGAGCGCATCGCGCTGCCGCTGCTGAGCGACATCCCCGTGCTCGGCGGCATCCTGTTCCGCCAGACGGTCATCGTCTACCTCATGTACATCGCCATCGCGGTGGTCTGGTTCGGGCTCTTCAAGACGCGCTGGGGCCTGCGCCTGCGCGCCGTCGGCGAGCACCCGACCGCGGCCGACACCGTCGGCATCAACGTGCGCGGCACCCGCTTCTGGAACGTGCTGCTCGCCGGCGCGATCGTCGGCGGCGGCGGGGCGTTCTTCACCCTCGCGGCCATCGGCTCCTTCGGCAAGGACATGACCAACGGCGCCGGCTTCATCGCGCTCGCGGCCGTCATCTTCGGCCGCTGGGATCCGATCAGGGCGACGCTCGCCGCGCTGCTGTTCGGCTTCGCGACGAACCTGCAGTCGACGCTGTCGATCGTGGGCTCGCCCGTGCCGAGCGAGTTCATGCTCATGCTGCCGTACGTCGTCACCATCGTGGCGGTCGCCGGCTTCGTCGGGCTCTCCCGAGCCCCGGCGGCGAGCGGCAAGCCCTACATCAAGGCGTGA
- a CDS encoding cytidine deaminase, with translation MTDAIDWDALRAVALDAMRKAYVPYSRFPVGVAAIVDDGRVIAGCNVENASYGLTLCAECALVSSLHMTGGGRLVAFTCVDGNGGALMPCGRCRQLLFEHSAEGMLLETVSGIKTIDEVLPDAFGPRTLAAYTTPGEQ, from the coding sequence GTGACCGACGCCATCGACTGGGACGCCCTGCGGGCCGTCGCCCTCGACGCCATGCGGAAGGCCTACGTGCCGTACTCGAGGTTCCCGGTCGGGGTCGCCGCGATCGTCGACGACGGCCGCGTCATCGCCGGCTGCAACGTCGAGAACGCCAGCTACGGCCTGACGCTGTGCGCCGAGTGCGCGCTCGTCTCGAGCCTGCACATGACCGGCGGCGGCCGCCTCGTCGCCTTCACCTGCGTCGACGGCAACGGCGGCGCTCTCATGCCCTGCGGCCGCTGCCGCCAGCTGCTGTTCGAGCACTCGGCCGAGGGCATGCTGCTCGAGACCGTGTCGGGCATCAAGACCATCGACGAGGTGCTGCCCGACGCCTTCGGCCCGCGCACCCTCGCCGCCTACACCACCCCTGGAGAGCAGTAA
- a CDS encoding ABC transporter permease, with protein sequence MSDSNTTPPHSGRAPDGPGNGLPAAPTTAAVAAEATGPHDPATTGAAAGTPHEQPKSNQLLKEIFGGSAAISVLAVVLALVFGGLLIVLTDERVAETAGYFFSRPADMLRAAWDAVSGGYAALFRGSIFNYETDRGFAVAIRPLTETIVFATPLIAAGLGVALAFRVGLFNIGGRGQILIAAAAAGYVGAYVPMAPGLHLVVALVVGIIGGAIWGGIVGLLKARTGAHEVIVTIMLNYIAFYLISFLLRTPGALQEPGQNNPQSGPILESAQYPSLLGPQYNLDIGFILVVLATIYVWYLLNRSAMGFQFRAVGENPHAAQTAGIDVKAVYVKVMLIAGALVGLAGVQQVLGNFTGGFAAGLDAGIGFDAITVALLGRSKPWGVFFAGLLFGALKAGSFTMQASEGIPVDIVLVVQSFIVLFIAAPPLVRSIFRLPTPDGTYQWRLPQLARKAEVTQ encoded by the coding sequence ATGAGCGACTCGAACACCACGCCCCCGCACAGCGGTCGCGCTCCCGACGGCCCCGGCAACGGACTCCCTGCCGCGCCGACCACGGCCGCCGTCGCCGCCGAGGCGACCGGGCCGCACGATCCCGCGACCACCGGCGCCGCGGCGGGCACCCCGCACGAGCAGCCGAAGTCGAACCAGCTGCTGAAGGAGATCTTCGGCGGCAGCGCGGCCATCTCGGTGCTCGCCGTCGTGCTCGCGCTCGTCTTCGGCGGACTGCTGATCGTCCTCACCGATGAGCGCGTCGCCGAGACCGCCGGCTACTTCTTCTCGCGCCCCGCCGACATGCTGCGCGCCGCGTGGGATGCCGTCAGCGGCGGGTACGCCGCCCTGTTCCGCGGGTCGATCTTCAACTACGAGACCGACCGCGGCTTCGCGGTCGCGATCCGCCCGCTCACCGAGACGATCGTCTTCGCCACGCCGCTCATCGCGGCCGGCCTCGGCGTCGCGCTCGCGTTCCGCGTCGGCCTGTTCAACATCGGCGGCCGCGGCCAGATCCTCATCGCCGCCGCCGCTGCGGGCTACGTCGGCGCCTACGTGCCGATGGCCCCGGGCCTGCACCTCGTGGTCGCGCTCGTCGTCGGCATCATCGGCGGCGCGATCTGGGGCGGCATCGTGGGTCTGCTCAAGGCCCGCACCGGCGCCCACGAGGTGATCGTCACGATCATGCTCAACTACATCGCGTTCTACCTCATCTCGTTCCTGCTGCGCACGCCGGGCGCCCTTCAGGAGCCGGGGCAGAACAACCCGCAGAGCGGGCCGATCCTCGAGTCGGCGCAGTACCCGAGCCTCCTGGGCCCGCAGTACAACCTCGACATCGGCTTCATCCTCGTCGTGCTCGCCACGATCTACGTCTGGTACCTGCTCAATCGCTCGGCGATGGGCTTCCAGTTCCGGGCCGTCGGCGAGAACCCGCACGCGGCGCAGACCGCGGGCATCGACGTCAAGGCCGTCTACGTCAAGGTCATGCTCATCGCCGGGGCCCTCGTCGGCCTCGCCGGCGTGCAGCAGGTGCTCGGCAACTTCACCGGGGGCTTCGCCGCCGGGCTCGACGCGGGCATCGGCTTCGACGCGATCACCGTCGCGCTGCTCGGCCGCTCCAAGCCCTGGGGCGTCTTCTTCGCGGGCCTGCTGTTCGGCGCGCTCAAGGCCGGCTCGTTCACGATGCAGGCCTCGGAGGGCATCCCGGTCGACATCGTGCTCGTCGTGCAGTCGTTCATCGTGCTCTTCATCGCGGCGCCGCCGCTCGTGCGCTCCATCTTCCGACTGCCGACGCCCGATGGCACGTACCAGTGGCGTCTGCCCCAGCTCGCCCGCAAGGCGGAGGTGACCCAGTGA
- a CDS encoding BMP family lipoprotein, whose amino-acid sequence MNFTSRKAAVSGLAMLGASALVLAGCAAAPEEGGTAGPTDEALDFLPCIVSDAGGFDDRSFNQAGFEGLERAAEELGVEFTDVQSQDENAYGPNVQSLVDEGCDLIITVGFLLEEATAEASAANPDINFAIIDSAVEGDNVKPIQFDTVQAAFLAGYAAASYSETGVVGTFGGLPIPPVTIFMDGFVQGVEYHNEVNGTDVQALGWDFEAQDGAFTGGFDAGTEALTTAQGLLDQNVDVLLPVGGPIYQSAAEAIRDSGREVALLGVDSDVFETDPSVGDLLLTSVLKNISNGVYDVVMAAGEGNFDNSPYVGNLENEGVGLAPFHDFESLVDAELQAQLDEITVGIIDGSIEVSSPASPGQ is encoded by the coding sequence GTGAACTTCACTTCCCGTAAGGCCGCGGTCAGCGGTCTTGCCATGCTCGGAGCGAGCGCGCTCGTGCTCGCCGGGTGCGCCGCGGCGCCCGAGGAGGGCGGCACCGCCGGCCCCACCGACGAGGCGCTCGACTTCCTTCCCTGCATCGTCTCCGACGCCGGCGGGTTCGACGACCGCTCGTTCAACCAGGCCGGCTTCGAGGGCCTCGAGCGCGCAGCGGAGGAGCTCGGCGTCGAGTTCACCGATGTGCAGTCGCAGGACGAGAACGCCTACGGCCCCAACGTGCAGAGCCTCGTTGACGAGGGCTGCGACCTCATCATCACGGTGGGCTTCCTGCTCGAGGAGGCGACCGCCGAGGCCTCCGCCGCGAACCCCGACATCAACTTCGCGATCATCGACTCGGCCGTCGAGGGCGACAACGTCAAGCCGATCCAGTTCGACACCGTCCAGGCGGCGTTCCTCGCCGGCTACGCGGCCGCGAGCTACTCCGAGACCGGCGTCGTCGGCACCTTCGGCGGCCTGCCCATCCCGCCCGTCACGATCTTCATGGACGGCTTCGTGCAGGGCGTCGAGTACCACAACGAGGTCAACGGCACCGACGTCCAGGCCCTCGGCTGGGACTTCGAGGCGCAGGACGGCGCCTTCACCGGCGGCTTCGACGCCGGCACCGAGGCCCTCACCACGGCCCAGGGCCTCCTCGACCAGAACGTCGACGTGCTGCTGCCCGTCGGTGGCCCGATCTACCAGTCGGCCGCCGAGGCCATCCGCGACTCCGGTCGTGAGGTCGCCCTCCTCGGCGTCGACTCCGACGTGTTCGAGACCGACCCGAGCGTCGGAGACCTGCTCCTCACCTCGGTGCTGAAGAACATCAGCAACGGCGTGTACGACGTCGTCATGGCCGCCGGCGAGGGCAACTTCGACAACTCTCCCTATGTCGGCAACCTCGAGAACGAGGGCGTGGGCCTCGCCCCGTTCCACGACTTCGAGTCGCTCGTCGACGCCGAGCTGCAGGCGCAGCTCGACGAGATCACCGTCGGCATCATCGACGGCTCGATCGAGGTCAGCTCGCCGGCGTCGCCCGGTCAGTAG
- the sdhC gene encoding succinate dehydrogenase, cytochrome b556 subunit produces the protein MPAPRPSRLAGTLYRGREGMWSWVLHRITGVAIYFFLLVHILDTALVRVSPEAYNIVIGSYQTPIMGLGELALVGAIGFHALNGLRIILVDFWGVGTRYQRGMFYGVLGLWAVLMIGFAPRHLMNVFGG, from the coding sequence ATCCCCGCTCCCCGACCGTCTCGACTCGCCGGAACGCTGTACCGCGGCCGCGAGGGGATGTGGTCATGGGTGCTCCACCGCATCACCGGCGTGGCCATCTACTTCTTCCTGCTCGTCCACATCCTCGACACCGCGCTCGTGCGGGTCAGCCCCGAGGCCTACAACATCGTGATCGGCTCGTACCAGACGCCGATCATGGGCCTCGGCGAGCTCGCCCTCGTCGGCGCGATCGGGTTCCACGCGCTCAACGGGCTGCGGATCATCCTCGTCGACTTCTGGGGCGTCGGCACCCGGTACCAGCGCGGCATGTTCTACGGCGTGCTCGGGCTCTGGGCCGTGCTCATGATCGGCTTCGCCCCCCGCCACCTCATGAACGTCTTCGGAGGCTGA
- a CDS encoding mannose-1-phosphate guanylyltransferase, with the protein MERLEGPLADFHAIIPAGGVGSRLWPLSRAEAPKFLHDLTGSGHTLLRDTWQRLLPLCGEDGITVVTGRAHRGAVEKQLPELRAQNIILETEPKDSSAAIGLAAAILHRRNPDVVIGSFAADHVISDAPRFRRAVTEAVAVARAGYITTIGITPTEPSVGFGYIHCGEPLVVEGAPHAEIVDSFVEKPDLETATRYVASGDYLWNAGMFIARADRLLAQLAETQPELHEGLLQMAEAWDTPKRDRVVDAIWPMLTKIAIDYSVAEPAAAAGRLAVVRGDFPWDDVGDFSSLAKLLSGGRTGDLAILGEGARVLADSSSGVVVSQSQRLISLIGVTDIVVVDTPDALLVTTREHAQRVKSVVDAIKLSGRNDLL; encoded by the coding sequence ATGGAGCGACTCGAAGGACCCCTCGCCGACTTCCACGCCATCATCCCCGCGGGCGGCGTCGGATCGAGGCTCTGGCCGCTCTCGCGGGCCGAGGCTCCCAAGTTCCTCCACGACCTCACCGGCAGCGGCCACACGCTCCTGCGCGACACCTGGCAGCGCCTGCTGCCGCTCTGCGGTGAGGACGGCATCACGGTCGTCACGGGGCGGGCTCACCGCGGCGCCGTCGAGAAGCAGCTGCCCGAGCTGCGCGCGCAGAACATCATCCTCGAGACCGAGCCGAAGGACTCCTCGGCCGCGATCGGGCTCGCGGCGGCCATCCTGCATCGCCGCAACCCCGACGTCGTGATCGGGTCGTTCGCGGCCGATCACGTCATCTCCGACGCGCCGCGGTTCCGCCGCGCGGTGACGGAGGCCGTCGCCGTGGCGCGCGCCGGCTACATCACCACCATCGGCATCACGCCCACGGAGCCCTCGGTCGGCTTCGGGTACATCCACTGCGGCGAGCCGCTCGTCGTCGAGGGCGCCCCGCACGCCGAGATCGTCGACAGCTTCGTCGAGAAGCCCGACCTCGAGACGGCGACGCGGTACGTCGCCTCCGGCGACTACCTCTGGAACGCCGGCATGTTCATCGCCCGCGCCGACCGGCTGCTCGCCCAGCTGGCCGAGACGCAGCCGGAGCTGCACGAGGGCCTGCTGCAGATGGCCGAGGCCTGGGACACCCCGAAGCGCGACCGCGTGGTCGACGCCATCTGGCCGATGCTCACGAAGATCGCGATCGACTACTCCGTGGCCGAGCCCGCCGCGGCGGCCGGACGCCTCGCGGTGGTGCGCGGCGACTTCCCGTGGGACGACGTCGGGGACTTCTCCTCGCTCGCGAAGCTGCTCTCGGGCGGTCGCACCGGCGATCTGGCGATCCTCGGCGAGGGCGCGCGCGTGCTCGCCGACTCCTCGAGCGGCGTCGTCGTCAGCCAGAGCCAGCGGCTCATCTCCCTCATCGGGGTCACCGACATCGTCGTCGTCGATACGCCGGATGCTCTGCTCGTGACCACGCGCGAGCACGCGCAGCGCGTGAAGAGCGTCGTCGACGCCATCAAGCTCTCCGGTCGCAACGACCTGCTCTAG